Part of the Gammaproteobacteria bacterium genome, AGGCCCTGGTTGGCCCCTTCAATGGTCATGTAAGCTGGAGTAGGCATGGTCTGTTCTCCTGTAGCTGGTAATCCCCTGTCGGCTCCGCCTGCCACGCACACCGTGCGGCAGACAGTTGCTCAAACCGCTACAGGAACCGTGCCAGATCTGGGCTTGTTTCATAATAGATTGAATACGTTGAACTTTATCTGCTGCTGTCAGGAAATTTCCGGGCTGGCAAACGCATTGGGAAAGTGCGACTGCGCAGCGCTTCGCGCAGCGTCTTGAGCCTGTGCGCGAAATACCGCGCACCACGCCTGAGGTTCAACCGGAGATCAACACCACGGTTTGCGACGGCGCTGCATGGACGCCGATGGTGTTGGCATTGCTGCCATTGTGCTGTGTCTGACAGGTGAGATACACCGCGGCCTGTCCCTCGATTTTCACCAAGGCACTGGCCGTTGAGAATTTCACCGGGCCTTTGATCATGCTGGAGGTCACCCCGCCCAGGGTGCCTGCTTCGTCTCCACTGCTCATGCTGATTTGGGAGTTCTTCAGAACCACCGCCTGGTTCAAGACTTTGACCGTTTTTGATGCCGTGGGTGGCAGGGTCTGATTGAGCTGGGCGATGTTGGGAAACGGCGTCGGTATCGGCGGCGCCGGCGGCGCGGGGACTTTGCACACATCGGGAACGGTGGCGAGGGCCGTTCCCCCCATCATGGTGCTCATTGGAAACATGGTTTTGCTCCGTCTTGGTATCAGGTGAGTGGCGGTGTCAACCCAAGTGAATACGCCGGGCGCGAATTTTCACTTTGTCCTCTGCTTTTATGGTGGCCTGTCCGGACTGCTGGTGATAAGCCCCTTTCACCCACTTGCGCATGCGGCCGGCATGCACCTGACTCAGTTGCTCCACGTAGCGGTAACTGTTGCGCGCCCGTTCCACCAGTGTCTCCACCGTCGCCTCCATCTTTCTGGCAGCAAGCTGCAACAGCCCATTGGGGCCCAGCTTCAGCGTGGTGGCACCGTCCCCGCCTGGCTCCCGGGCTGAGAGCCGGACCGCCACATTGCTTTGCACGACAATTTCTTCCGCCGCCCGACACTGTACCCCTTTGCCTGCCAGCAAATTGATGTTCCCCTCCGGGGCGTGGAGATTCAGATCACCTTTGGGCACGCACAATTCACCCTGCCCGGTTTGGGGATCGAAACGGAACACCACACGTTGCCGGGTGTCGCGAACCTGCAGGATCTCCACCCCGTCTTGCTCTACGATCTCTGCA contains:
- a CDS encoding DUF4150 domain-containing protein, whose protein sequence is MFPMSTMMGGTALATVPDVCKVPAPPAPPIPTPFPNIAQLNQTLPPTASKTVKVLNQAVVLKNSQISMSSGDEAGTLGGVTSSMIKGPVKFSTASALVKIEGQAAVYLTCQTQHNGSNANTIGVHAAPSQTVVLISG
- a CDS encoding DUF3540 domain-containing protein; the protein is MAVTALFKTSSGHGREKSLTSSSGARAEIVEQDGVEILQVRDTRQRVVFRFDPQTGQGELCVPKGDLNLHAPEGNINLLAGKGVQCRAAEEIVVQSNVAVRLSAREPGGDGATTLKLGPNGLLQLAARKMEATVETLVERARNSYRYVEQLSQVHAGRMRKWVKGAYHQQSGQATIKAEDKVKIRARRIHLG